A region of the Burkholderia pyrrocinia genome:
ACTTCTGTCACGCGATGCTCGTTCGTACCCGTGTTGCCCTGCGCGACCAACGCAGCGCGCCCGGCATCGGTTACTCGAATGAAATTCCCTGCCATGTCATTGTTCCGTCAACGTCAGACGACGATAGAGCGCGGCCTGTCCGCCTGCACCAATACCGATCGAGCCACTAAGGGAAAAGCCCTGCGTGAAGGTGTAGTGGGCGCGCACGGGCTTCGCGCGATCGACTTCCGCGAGAATGTCGGCGATATACGATGCGGTCGGCGGGTTGCCGTCCTGCGCCGCGACCGTCATCACCATGTCGAATGTGTACGGCTTGCCGGGCGGTTCTTGCTCGAACCATTCCCGCAAAGCGATGTTTCCGCCGAAGCTTTCGACCACTTCGCGGACAGCCGCGGCCGTGCCGTTCTTGCGCGCGATCGGGATAGCGGCCTTCACACGGGCGCGCTTGATGCGCTCGGGCCAGTCGTCTTTCCACGTCACAACGCCCAGGTGCCACGCGAGCCACGGCAGCAGATCGAGCCGGATCGTGTCCGGGTTCATCAGGTCACGAATCGGCACCGGCACCTCGCCAAGCCGCGCATTCGCGGCCGCGATCGCGCGCAGTAGCGGCGACGCATTCGGCGGCAGCAGATCACCCGCCATAGACGCCTCCCGGGGTGATCTTGACCGCCCGGCAGTACGGTGCCTGCGTTGCGGAAATCTCAACGTCAGCGGTCGGCGCATTCAACTTGACGCGCTCGACACCGTTCACGTGCAACGCAGCGTAGATGCCGGACAACGTGACCTCGCGGCCGATGCGGTGCGTTTCATAGACGTAGGCCGCGAGCTTCGCGTCAGCCTCTTTCAGTACGACACTCGAATCCGGCCCGGGGAACGTGAACAGCACCGCGTCGACCCCGTAACCGATGATCGTTGCACCACGCACCGTCACCTTGTCAGTGAGCGGGCGCACGTCGTCCGCGCGAAGCGCCGCCGTCACGGCGTCGATCACTTCTTTGGACGGCGTGCCGTCGCCGTCGCGCGACAAGACCGTCACCAGTACCTCACCGGGCGCCGGGCTCGTTGCCGATGCGTCGAGCACCGAGCCATGAGCCGCAAGCGCGTGCGAACGATATGCGCCCTCCGGACCCGCGACGGAATATCCTTGCGGCGCCAACTGCGTGCGATAGCGCAGATCGCTGTTTTCTTCCATGACGGCTGGGGTACCCGCTTCCGGATCTGCTGGCGTGATTTCCAGACGCTTGACGCCGAGCAGCGCGGCCAGTTGATCCAGATCGCCGTCCATTGCGAACGCCAGCATGACCGCACGCGCTGCGTCGTTCACGCGTTGCCGCAGGTACATTTCGCGGTACACGCTTTCTTGCAGGAGGATCATGATTGGTTCCGATTCCAGTTCGAGCGCGGCGGCCACTTCCGCGCGCCGATCCTCTGGCACGAGCGACAGGAGCCCGGCCTTGCGCTCTGCGAGCATTGCCTCAAAATCGATTTCCTCGACAACATCGGGTGCGGGCAGGCGCGACAGATCGATCGGGGTACTCATGCGCCGATACCCTCAACGGCAACCGACGTTTGAAAATCGACGGACGCACCGCGAACCGTCGTATAGCCTTCCACGATTACCGGCAACGTCCCGGCCGCGAATTGGCCGGACGTGATCGCGTCCTGATCGATCGAGACACGCGTGAGCGTCAGCCGAGGTTCCCACCGCATCAACGCGGTTGCGACGGCCGCGTACACCTGCGTGAGCACGCCTTGATTGCCGGGTGCGTCGATCTGGTCCGGCAGGTCCGAGCCGAACAAGCGCCGCTTAACGCGCGTGCGCAACGGCGTCGAAAAGATGATGGCGATCGACTGGCGCAGGTGATCGACGCCTTCAACGTATCGCCCGGTCTGTGCGTTCATGCCGATCATCACGCCCCCGCGAGCGGCGACGACACGAGCGCGAATTCTCCCTGCGCCCGGTGCGGGTGGAATCTGAGGCTGATGTCGCCAGCCTTTACGTCGTCCGTGAAATGGGCCGAGCCACGAATCTGCATAACCG
Encoded here:
- a CDS encoding phage tail protein I, with the protein product MAGDLLPPNASPLLRAIAAANARLGEVPVPIRDLMNPDTIRLDLLPWLAWHLGVVTWKDDWPERIKRARVKAAIPIARKNGTAAAVREVVESFGGNIALREWFEQEPPGKPYTFDMVMTVAAQDGNPPTASYIADILAEVDRAKPVRAHYTFTQGFSLSGSIGIGAGGQAALYRRLTLTEQ
- a CDS encoding baseplate assembly protein, with amino-acid sequence MSTPIDLSRLPAPDVVEEIDFEAMLAERKAGLLSLVPEDRRAEVAAALELESEPIMILLQESVYREMYLRQRVNDAARAVMLAFAMDGDLDQLAALLGVKRLEITPADPEAGTPAVMEENSDLRYRTQLAPQGYSVAGPEGAYRSHALAAHGSVLDASATSPAPGEVLVTVLSRDGDGTPSKEVIDAVTAALRADDVRPLTDKVTVRGATIIGYGVDAVLFTFPGPDSSVVLKEADAKLAAYVYETHRIGREVTLSGIYAALHVNGVERVKLNAPTADVEISATQAPYCRAVKITPGGVYGG
- a CDS encoding GPW/gp25 family protein gives rise to the protein MIGMNAQTGRYVEGVDHLRQSIAIIFSTPLRTRVKRRLFGSDLPDQIDAPGNQGVLTQVYAAVATALMRWEPRLTLTRVSIDQDAITSGQFAAGTLPVIVEGYTTVRGASVDFQTSVAVEGIGA